From the Purpureocillium takamizusanense chromosome 6, complete sequence genome, one window contains:
- a CDS encoding uncharacterized protein (EggNog:ENOG503NWWY~CAZy:GH15~COG:G) — protein sequence MTTASMASHGCTTHQGSARRSQTGGYLPIEDYGLIGNMHTCALVGIDGSVDFMCWPDFDSPSIFCRLLDKNIGGHFSIAPPDGVNCTTKQQYLPTSCILQTRYIHEDGVVDLLDFFPRPKEAQVATKDYKQSGWREAIRVPEELKKWLVRRVECIRGTMTLDIEIFPAFGYGLVPHVTTLSRDTHTICDNVSKVATFHSNGVKLQLDVALQNGDDKRSCPQVSFKKASRPGMQGDGLQATIVINEGESISFVLRNDSSQHVTEYITSSVLDSQQHDTQLYWFNFISQCRYKGRWREVVTRSLMILKLLTYEPTGAIVAAPTFSIPENIGGARNWDYRYSWVRDSSFSIYILLRLGFRAEAHAYMDFIMKRFVGSRGPDGALPIMFTIHGETDIPEVTLDHFEGYRGSSPVRIGNGAAFHQQFDIYGELMDAIYLYNKYGKPVPWDVWRAVREILDYVLTIVNDPDMSIWEVRNAKQNFTYSKIMLWVAFDRGLRLADKRCFPCPNRVKWLAARDALYEEIMEKGYNLEMNSFVQSYENNNVLDSSILIAPLVFFISPCDPRFTSTLDRILLPPEKGGLTSTGLVYRYDTELSDDGVGGRDGAFSMCTFWLVEAMTRAGVYEHKYLVRAVNIFENMLTFSNHLSMFSEEISRSGDQLGNTPQAFSHLALISAAFNLDRAAEGWRGPS from the exons ATGACCACCGCTTCAATGGCTTCGCACGGATGTACGACTCATCAGGGCTCGGCTCGTCGCTCTCAGACGGGGGGCTACTTGCCCATCGAGGACTATGGCCTGATCGGTAATATGCACACATGCGCCCttgtcggcatcgacggcagTGTCGATTTCATGTGCTG GCCCGACTTTGACTCTCCATCCATCTTCTGTCGGCTTCTGGACAAGAACATCGGCGGCCACTTTAGCATTGCACCTCCCGACGGCGTCAACTGCACCACCAAACAGCAGTACTTGCCCACTTCCTGCATCCTTCAAACCAGGTATATCCACGAAGATGGTGTTGTTGACCTGCTCGACTTCTTCCCGCGTCCCAAGGAGGCCCAGGTGGCCACCAAGGACTACAAGCAAAGTGGTTGGCGGGAGGCCATCCGCGTGCCCGAGGAGCTGAAGAAATGGCTCGTCCGACGTGTCGAGTGCATCAGAGGCACCATGACTCTGG ACATTGAGATATTTCCTGCCTTTGGCTACGGCCTGGTGCCCCACGTAACTACCTTGAGCAGGGACACTCACACCATATGTGACAACGTGAGCAAAGTAGCAACTTTCCACTCGAACGGCGTGAAACTCCAGCTCGATGTTGCTCTCCAGaatggcgacgacaagaGGAGCTGCCCACAAGTCTCATTCAAGAAGGCCAGCAGGCCGGGGATGCAGGGAGATGGACTGCAAGCGACCATTGTCATCAACGAGGGTGAAAGCATCTCTTTTGTTCTGAGAAACGACTCGTCCCAGCACGTAACCGAGTACATCACCTCTTCGGTTTTGgacagccagcagcacgacaCACAGCTGTACTGGTTCAACTTCATCTCGCAATGTCGGTACAAGGGGCGGTGGCGAGAGGTTGTGACGCGCAGTCTCATGATTTTGAAGCTTTTGACATACG AGCCAACTGGCGCAATTGTCGCCGCTCCCACTTTCTCGATCCCCGAAAACATCGGAGGCGCCAGAAACTGGGATTATCGATACTCGTGGGTCCGGGACTCCAGCTTCAGCATCTACATATTGCTCCGCTTGGGCTTCAGAGCCGAGGCCCACGCGTACATGGACTTTATCATGAAGCGATTCGTCGGATCTCGAGGGCCAGACGGCGCCTTGCCCATCATGTTCACAATTCACGGGGAGACTGACATTCCCGAGGTGACACTCGACCATTTCGAGGGCTATCGCGGCAGTTCACCTGTCCGCATCGGCAACGGCGCTGCGTTCCACCAGCAGTTTGACATATACGGCGAGCTCATGGATGCCATCTACCTCTATAACAAGTACGGCAAGCCAGTGCCGTGGGACGTCTGGCGAGCCGTCCGCGAGATTCTTG ACTACGTACTGACTATTGTCAACG ACCCCGACATGTCCATCTGGGAGGTGCGAAACGCCAAGCAAAATTTCACATACTCGAAAATCATGCTATGGGTTGCGTTTGATCGTGGACTCCGACTCGCTGACAAGAGATGCTTTCCCTGCCCGAATCGCGTCAAGTGGCTGGCGGCAAGAGACGCGCTCTACGAGGAAATCATGGAGAAGGGATACAACCTGGAAATGAACAGCTTCGTCCAGAGCTACGAAAACAACAACGTTCTCGATTCGTCCATTCTGATTGCGCCGCTAGTGTTTTTCATTTCACCTTGCGACCCACGCTTCACGAGCACTCTGGACCGCattctgctgccgcccgaaAAGGGCGGCCTAACCAGCACAGGTCTTGTGTATCGATACGACACCGAACTCTCGGACGATG GTGTTGGAGGACGAGACGGTGCATTCAGCATGTGTACTTTTTGGCTGGTCGAAGCCATGACGCGTGCAGGCGTCTACGAGCACAAATATCTTGTGCGGGCAGTCAACATATTCGAGAACATGTTGACCTTTTCCAATCATCTATCAATGTTTTCGGAGGAAATTTCCCGCAGCGGCGACCAGCTTGGCAACACGCCACAGGCTTTTAGCCATCTTGCCCTCATCAGTGCGGCATTCAACCTGGACCGTGCTGCcgagggatggaggggccCTTCGTGA
- a CDS encoding uncharacterized protein (BUSCO:EOG09262R8O~EggNog:ENOG503NV22~TransMembrane:9 (o196-216i228-253o313-334i341-360o366-385i397-418o438-458i470-492o498-517i)~COG:E~COG:G), with the protein MPTASSSSAAAASSTPFPSLPPLSSLSASSAPSGSDPAPIPVPESPIFADDARSAAAPLAASSARQGRSAGDDIEMEPIAGHRRRKSSLMNPIGTQAGGSSHGHRSRPSINMPQESKIFEDGAPARTGESSKDDPGNNSSSDEDLHDDEEMGLTSKDRSRKQKKRRRNTRLDNRVAREKISADEVREADKLVVKDVAVILLFILLWYIFSLAISLYNKWMFDKNNLNFAFPLFTTSFHMLVQFFLSGTVLYFIPSLRPHNGHSSDGGRSRHENEPNNGPLMTKLFYLTRIGPCGVSTGLDIGLGNASLKFISLTFYTMCKSSSLAFVLLFAFVFRLETPTLRLVAIIATMTAGVVLMVFGEVEFKLGGFVLVISAAFFSGFRWALTQILLLRNPATSNPFSSIFFLTPVMFVTLISLAVPVEGVSALWEGLKTLTNEWGVVMTPLFLLFPGCIAFCMTASEFALLQRTSVVTLSIAGIFKEVVTISAAALVFGDKLTLINFFGLITTISAIVAYNYIKITNMREKAQQAAHGRHGEESPSSPTSNSGLDSEGDDDSAEETAGLLHGGAVSGPTIITSDGDIQPNLAKSTDERRDHRSEHDE; encoded by the exons ATGCCCACAGCGTCCTCAtcttctgccgccgccgcctcctcgacccccttcccttctctccctcctcttTCCTCTCTTTCTGCCTCTTCTGCCCCCTCGGGCTCCGATCCCGCCCCCATCCCCGTCCCCGAGTCCCCCAtcttcgccgacgacgcccgatCCGCAGCCGCACCACTCGCTGCCTCCTCtgctcgtcaaggccgctctgccggcgacgacattgaGATGGAACCCATCGCTGGACACCGCCGGCGGAAGAGCAGCTTGATGAATCCCATCGGCACTCAAGCTGGCGGCTCCTCCCACGGCCACCGCTCGCGACCCTCCATCAACATGCCCCAAGAGTCCAAGATATTCGAAGACGGCGCCCCCGCGAGAACAGGCGAGTCCTCCAAGGACGACCCGGGCAACAATAGCTCCAGTGACGAGGACCtccacgacgatgaggaaATGGGCCTCACGAGCAAGGATCGCAGCCGCAAGCAAaagaagcggcggcgcaacacGAGGCTGGACAATCGCGTCGCTCGGGAAAAGATTTcggcggacgaggtgagGGAGGCGGACAAACTCGTTGTCAAGGACGTGGCAGTCATTCTCTTGTTCATTTTGCTGTGGTACATTTTCTCCTTGGCCATATCACTT TACAACAAATGGATGTTCGACAAGAACAACCTCAACTTTGCCTTCCCGCTCTTTACAACCTCTTTCCACATGCTGGTGCAGTTCTTTCTCTCCGGCACCGTTCTCTACTTCATTCCTTCATTACGGCCGCACAATGGCCATAGTTCCGATGGCGGCAGATCGCGCCACGAGAACGAGCCGAACAACGGTCCCCTCATGACAAAACTCTTCTATTTAACACGCATTGGCCCCTGCGGCGTTTCGACAGGACTAGATATTGGGCTGGGCAATGCCTCGCTCAAGTTCATCAGCCTAACCTTCTATA CGATGTGTAAATCGTCGTCATTGGCTTTTGTGCTACTGTTCGCATTCGTCTTTCGGCTCGAAACGCCGACCTTGCGCCTCGTTGCCATCATTGCGACAATGACCGCTGGTGTTGTTTTGATGGTGTTCGGCGAAGTCGAGTTCAAGCTTGGCGGCTTTGTCCTCGtcatctcggccgccttctttTCGGGATTCCGCTGGGCACTGACCCAGATCTTGCTGCTGAGAAACCCCGCGACATCGAACCCCTTCTCGAGCATCTTCTTCCTGACTCCCGTCATGTTTGTGACTCTCATTTCTCTTGCCGTTCCGGTGGAGGGCGTCAGCGCCCTTTGGGAAGGGCTCAAGACCCTTACGAACGAGTGGGGTGTCGTCATGACGCCGCTCTTCCTGCTTTTTCCTGGATGCATCGCATTCTGCATGACGGCGTCCGAGTTCGCCCTGCTCCAGCGCACCTCAGTCGTCACCCTGTCCATCGCTGGCATTTTCAAGGAGGTCGTCAccatctccgccgccgctctaGTCTTTGGCGATAAGCTCACCCTCATCAACTTCTTCggcctcatcaccaccatatccgccatcgtcgcctaCAACTATATCAAGATCACCAATATGCGCGAGAAGGCGCAGCAAGCCGCCCACGGTCGCCACGGCGAGGagtcgccgtcatcgcctaCCAGCAACAGCGGGCTCGACagcgaaggcgacgacgacagtgCAGAGGAGACGGCCGGTCTactgcacggcggcgccgtctcggGGCCGACTATCATCACctccgacggcgacatccaGCCAAACTTGGCTAAGTCGACGGACGAGCGCAGGGATCACAGATCGGAGCATGACGAGTGA